In the Nitratiruptor sp. YY09-18 genome, GTCTTTTTGTATGTGATGGTGATTGTGCTCGATTGGCAACACAAAATCTTGCTCAAATACTTTCCACAAACATTCGAGGACGAATCTTCTACACCCCAGACAAAAACTTCAAGACGCGAAAA is a window encoding:
- a CDS encoding OadG family protein, translated to MLMEAVKYMILGMGVVFVFLYVMVIVLDWQHKILLKYFPQTFEDESSTPQTKTSRREKLKKVAAITAAIHHMKKS